The proteins below come from a single Oerskovia jenensis genomic window:
- a CDS encoding protein-glutamate methylesterase/protein-glutamine glutaminase, translated as MIRVLVVDDSVVIRRLVTQTLERDPEITVVGTAADGRLALAKVEQLEPDLITLDIEMPVLDGIETVRALRAAGRRMPVIMFSTLTERGAGATLDALTAGATDYVTKPSGTGSVQSALERVGLELVPKIKALVPQARRPLAGRLGAPAAPVVTTRRAAPDRPVRAVVVGSSTGGPDALRRIFSAIREPLSVPVLLVQHMPPVFTRQLAERLDREGPTTVVEAVGGEILAPGHAYLAPGGRHLEVVRRGASLAATVTDGPPVNFTRPSVDVLFRSAVQVLGGDLLALVLTGMGSDGRDGAGAVAGAGGHVIAQDEQSSVVWGMPGAVVTAGHAHQVLPLDHLARAVVSATEGARA; from the coding sequence GTGATCCGCGTGCTCGTCGTGGACGACTCGGTCGTCATCCGGCGCCTCGTCACGCAGACCCTCGAACGGGATCCCGAGATCACGGTCGTGGGGACCGCCGCCGACGGCCGCCTCGCGCTGGCCAAGGTCGAGCAGCTCGAGCCCGACCTGATCACGCTCGACATCGAGATGCCTGTGCTCGACGGCATCGAGACGGTGCGCGCGCTGCGCGCCGCGGGGCGCCGCATGCCCGTGATCATGTTCTCGACGCTCACCGAGCGCGGAGCGGGGGCGACGCTCGACGCGCTCACCGCGGGCGCGACGGACTACGTGACGAAGCCGAGCGGCACGGGCTCGGTGCAGTCCGCGCTCGAACGCGTGGGACTCGAGCTCGTCCCCAAGATCAAGGCGCTCGTGCCGCAGGCGCGCAGGCCCCTCGCGGGGCGCCTCGGTGCGCCTGCGGCCCCCGTGGTCACGACCCGTCGCGCCGCCCCCGACCGCCCGGTCCGGGCCGTGGTCGTCGGCTCCTCGACCGGGGGGCCCGACGCGTTGCGGAGGATCTTCTCGGCGATCCGGGAACCCTTGTCCGTGCCGGTCCTCCTGGTCCAGCACATGCCGCCCGTCTTCACCCGCCAGCTCGCGGAGCGTCTCGACCGCGAGGGCCCGACGACCGTGGTCGAAGCCGTCGGGGGCGAGATCCTCGCCCCGGGCCACGCCTACCTCGCGCCCGGTGGACGACACCTGGAGGTCGTGCGCCGCGGTGCGAGCCTGGCGGCCACCGTCACCGACGGACCACCCGTCAACTTCACCCGTCCGTCCGTCGACGTGCTGTTCCGGTCCGCGGTGCAGGTGCTCGGGGGCGACCTGCTCGCGCTCGTGCTGACCGGCATGGGCTCGGACGGCCGCGACGGCGCCGGAGCGGTCGCGGGGGCCGGCGGGCACGTGATCGCCCAGGACGAGCAGTCGTCCGTCGTGTGGGGGATGCCTGGTGCCGTGGTCACCGCAGGGCACGCCCACCAGGTCCTCC
- a CDS encoding methyl-accepting chemotaxis protein has product MSEQKSAPRRLWADRPVLVKILVSILVMVAVTVVVTVVALSSIRSLRADAAAMHSGNVVPLQQLTEIQRAYQGDRARVIQYGIADEETRATLVDELAERHVDLDAQIDAYRANAVSQADVDAMVAALDAYYSAAQDELFPLADEGDAEGFATYFNETIRPLTTGVMDAMQVETASQGEAAAVLAEQTDQHANQAAVLTILVAVLGTLAALALGYVVAHGIVRRIGAVSSSLSAAGDGDLTVSSGVTGRDELGTMAEALERTLAGLRGLISGVVESSVTIASSAESLAGVSSQFSASSEETAAQSGVVAAAAEQVSQNVRTVAAGAEQMGASIREIAQNSNEAAKVANRATDRAASTNVTVQKLGTSSQEIGDVVKVITSIAEQTNLLALNATIEAARAGEAGKGFAVVASEVKELAQETAKATEDIARRVEAIQDDTSSAVGAIGEIADIIGRINDYQLTIASAVEEQTATTTEMSRGVLESATGASEIAGNITGIATAAQESAATMQRMSVAVDELAQVSVELRTRVAQFRI; this is encoded by the coding sequence ATGAGCGAGCAGAAGAGCGCACCGCGCAGGTTGTGGGCAGACCGCCCGGTGCTGGTCAAGATCCTGGTGTCGATCCTCGTCATGGTGGCCGTGACCGTCGTGGTCACCGTGGTCGCGCTCAGCTCGATCCGGTCGCTGCGGGCGGACGCCGCCGCGATGCACAGCGGGAACGTCGTGCCCCTGCAGCAGCTCACCGAGATCCAGCGCGCCTACCAGGGCGACCGCGCCCGCGTCATCCAGTACGGCATCGCCGACGAGGAGACCCGCGCGACCCTGGTCGACGAGCTCGCCGAGCGTCACGTCGACCTCGACGCGCAGATCGACGCCTACCGGGCGAACGCGGTGAGCCAGGCCGACGTCGACGCGATGGTCGCCGCTCTGGACGCCTACTACTCCGCGGCCCAGGACGAGCTGTTCCCGCTCGCGGACGAGGGGGACGCCGAGGGCTTCGCGACCTACTTCAACGAGACCATCAGGCCCCTGACCACCGGCGTCATGGACGCCATGCAGGTGGAGACCGCGTCGCAGGGCGAGGCGGCAGCCGTTCTCGCCGAGCAGACCGACCAGCACGCGAACCAGGCCGCGGTGCTCACGATCCTGGTCGCGGTGCTCGGCACCCTCGCCGCGCTGGCGCTGGGGTACGTCGTGGCCCACGGCATCGTGCGTCGGATCGGTGCGGTGTCCTCGAGCCTGTCCGCGGCAGGCGACGGCGACCTGACCGTCTCGTCCGGCGTGACCGGGCGCGACGAGCTCGGCACCATGGCGGAAGCTCTCGAACGTACGCTCGCGGGTCTCCGTGGCCTCATCTCGGGCGTGGTCGAGTCGTCGGTGACGATCGCGTCGAGTGCTGAGTCGTTGGCGGGGGTGTCGTCGCAGTTCTCGGCGTCGTCGGAGGAGACGGCGGCGCAGTCGGGGGTGGTGGCTGCGGCTGCTGAGCAGGTGTCGCAGAACGTGCGGACGGTGGCTGCGGGGGCGGAGCAGATGGGGGCGTCGATCCGGGAGATCGCGCAGAACTCGAACGAGGCGGCGAAGGTGGCCAATCGTGCGACGGATCGTGCGGCGTCGACGAACGTGACGGTGCAGAAGCTGGGGACGAGTTCGCAGGAGATCGGTGATGTGGTGAAGGTGATCACCTCGATCGCGGAGCAGACGAATCTGTTGGCGTTGAACGCGACGATCGAGGCGGCTCGTGCGGGGGAGGCGGGCAAGGGGTTCGCGGTGGTGGCTTCTGAGGTCAAGGAGCTGGCGCAGGAGACGGCGAAGGCGACGGAGGACATCGCTCGTCGGGTGGAGGCGATCCAGGACGACACGTCGAGTGCGGTGGGGGCGATCGGTGAGATCGCGGACATCATCGGGCGGATCAACGACTATCAGCTGACGATCGCCTCGGCGGTGGAGGAGCAGACCGCGACGACGACGGAGATGTCGCGTGGTGTGTTGGAGTCCGCGACGGGTGCTTCGGAGATCGCGGGCAACATCACGGGCATCGCGACCGCGGCGCAGGAGAGCGCGGCGACCATGCAGAGGATGAGCGTCGCGGTCGACGAGCTCGCCCAGGTCTCGGTCGAGCTGCGCACCCGCGTCGCCCAGTTCCGGATCTGA